Proteins from one Vanessa atalanta chromosome 15, ilVanAtal1.2, whole genome shotgun sequence genomic window:
- the LOC125069345 gene encoding uncharacterized protein LOC125069345 yields MSANSQNVTYSGSGEQDHENTEGAVTEVMSAKCVKVPLDEHIFALINKNNLVRQEEPLKCSSNLIDKVILNYIIVKEILSNLSWQDKLLCELVCTTWNSAVQTLRREQLGPGDFVTDFRTHSLTCGTVYKQSGKFHNNPMVVMAFVNTSGFNMSCQCKLIKPSPCLRPCKKEHCLIDVVHKISCAPKDCMNIIRSDYITYMPLPQSVTFEHTLTNLKSHPFIGGLYIPVIPDVKFHTINLKSNGNMQDDFYNTVDEIAKERTFKGVLVYVTDKYLLRSVEDIVFLNYLKDVQPNVPYALGGCIIEDTIFEQRDIDGIVDAVNKGNDFISENLISIGLFTIPKESPCNEYNFDMYSFILESSDWTKAKIQQAINEFSKKVPKFEYSVVIKLSCVGRDQKHKWEQECFRAVFPNTRIIGCFGNGEIGVNHPTRPPPVVPTNCVKRHRRDSGPQFGIVYSYSTVFVYIGWGKMTLP; encoded by the exons ATGTCCGCCAACTCCCAGAACGTTACATACTCGGGATCGGGGGAGCAGGACCATGAAAATACTGAAGGTGCAGTGACTGAAGTTATGAGTGCTAAATGTGTTAAAGTACCACTGGACGAGCATATTTTTGCActgattaacaaaaataatcttgtcAGACAAGAAGAACCTTTAAagtgtagtagtaatttaaTAGACAAAGTGATTCTAAACTATATCATTGTGAAGGAAATACTTAGTAATCTATCATGGCAAGACAAGCTGCTCTGTGAACTGGTTTGCACTACGTGGAATTCTGCTGTGCAAACATTAAGGAGAGAGCAATTAGGTCCTGGCGATTTTGTAACAGACTTTCGAACTCATTCTTTAACATGTGGAACTGTCTACAAGCAATCTGGAAAATTCCACAATAATCCTATGGTGGTTATGGCATTTGTTAATACATCTGGATTTAATATGTCCTGTCAGTGTAAGTTAATAAAACCAAGTCCATGTCTTCGTCCATGTAAAAAGGAACATTGTT TGATTGATGTGGTACATAAAATCAGCTGTGCTCCGAAGGActgtatgaatattataagatcagattatattacatatatgccTCTGCCACAGTCTGTGACATTTGAACATACACTTACAAACCTAAAATCACATCCATTCATTGGGGGATTATACATTCCGGTAATACCCGATGTAAAGTTTCATACAATAAACTTGAAGTCAAATGGTAATATGCAAGATGACTTCTATAATACTGTGGATGAAATAGCAAAAGAGAGAACCTTTAAGGGTGTCCTTGTATATGTTACCGATAAGTATCTATTGAGATCTGTTGaggatattgtatttttaaattatttaaaggatgt GCAACCCAATGTACCTTATGCTTTAGGGGGCTGTATCATTGAGGATACAATATTTGAACAGAGGGATATTGATGGAATTGTGGACGCTGTTAATAAAGGGAATGATTTTATTAGTGAAAATTTGATCTCAATTGGTTTATTTACTATCCCAAAAGAATCTCCATGCAATGagtataattttgatatgtatTCATTCATTCTTGAATCATCAGACTGGACAAAGGCTAAAATACAGCAGGCTATTAATGAG tTCTCAAAGAAAGTTCCAAAATTTGAGTACAGCGTTGTAATCAAACTCTCTTGTGTGGGTCGGGATCAGAAACATAAATGGGAACAAGAATGTTTCCGAGCAGTTTTCCCGAACACGAGAATTATTGGATGTTTTGGAAATGGTGAAATAGGTGTAAACCATCCAACAAGGCCTCCACCAGTAGTACCAACAAACTGTGTTAAGAGACATCGACGTGACTCAGGACCACAGTTTGGTATTGTATATTCTTATTCTACAGTGTTTGTATATATTGGATGGGGAAAAATGACTCTCCCATAA